The Salvia miltiorrhiza cultivar Shanhuang (shh) chromosome 1, IMPLAD_Smil_shh, whole genome shotgun sequence genome has a window encoding:
- the LOC131007027 gene encoding uncharacterized protein LOC131007027 isoform X2, with amino-acid sequence MAFHVACPITCRKICFCALGFAGPLRSEKGKEDFLKEVARVELFLKDPWLIKAKENATIQVKVPKVSVSPALPPPAPQLAADVAGVGGEEASAQVKRAALQKQAAAASLVAEDYARRFESGDLEAKDAAGEEQGLSTAKVMCRICFSGENDESERARKMLSCNSCGKKYHRNCLKAWSQNRDLFHWSSWTCPSCRTCEVCRRTGDPNKFMFCKRCDGAYHCYCQQPPHKNVGHGPYLCPKHTKCHSCDSTVPGNGLSVRWLLGYTCCDACGRLFGKGNYCPVCLKVYRDSESTPMVCCDICQRWVHCPCDGISDAKYMQFQVDGNLQYVCPTCRGECPQVTNLEEAVQELWRRRDEADKDLIASLRAAAGLPTQEEIFDISPFSDDEESGPVSVKNEYGRSLKFSLKGLGNKSPRKSKEYGKKSSNKKYGKKRGNETSLISGVDTYRSLDGYGDGPSGQNTGNNKNDEMQLSNEPASAFSPVAGSLMEDTCAVTEAAASKHKYIDEVSATNVTKASRTIRIKSNKSRGFTNREEIGGNTGIPKTAQGPKLVIHLGGRSKNTSPPMGQDKTSSKGTEDTGQLKQHQEHINRPDSAAKFGEQKGLKLQVKDGPLIKLKNASNLGLSNIRGFSEGHESVSPRNTYSILGKRSAEDSASARSGPEVPASRRSKHTSIGHGEDVSASGDLIDDSSSLPSVSQAPTKERKPYLKFKIPKNSNNGNQIVSSTGNQDSLPPPGKDEITYTRGQRSKRRRPAPGDEDSSQRHEDSTIKDFTDANWILQKLGKDAAGKRVEVHQSSSNSWHRGTVVEVFEGTSVVSIALDDGKSKSFKLGKQGIRFISQKQKH; translated from the exons ATGGCCTTTCATGTTGCTTGCCCAATTACCTG CCGGAAAATATGTTTCTGTGCGTTGGGATTTGCTGGGCCGCTGCGGAGCGAGAAGGGGAAAGAAGATTTTTTGAAGGAGGTTGCTAGGGTTGAGCTATTCTTGAAGGACCCGTGGTTGATCAAGGCCAAGGAGAATGCGACCATTCAGGTTAAAGTCCCCAAAGTTTCTGTTTCTCCCGCCTTGCCACCTCCAGCGCCCCAATTGGCGGCGGATGTGGCTGGAGTTGGAGGTGAGGAGGCGTCGGCGCAGGTGAAGAGGGCTGCGCTGCAGAAACAAGCTGCTGCTGCCTCATTGGTAGCTGAGGATTATGCCAGGAGGTTTGAGTCTGGTGATTTGGAg GCTAAGGATGCTGCTGGAGAAGAGCAAGGCCTGTCAACTGCCAAAGTGATGTGCCGAATATGCTTTTCTGGTGAAAATGACGAAAGTGAAAGGGCGAGGAAGATGCTATCTTGCAATAGCTGTGGCAAGAAGTATCACCGGAATTGTCTTAAAGCTTGGTCCCAAAACAGAG ATCTTTTTCACTGGAGTTCTTGGACTTGCCCCTCTTGCCGTACATGCGAG GTCTGTCGGAGAACTGGAGATCCAAATAAGTTCATGTTCTGTAAAAGGTGTGATGGTGCATACCACTGTTATTGTCAGCAACCTCCACATAAG AATGTTGGCCATGGACCTTATCTGTGTCCCAAGCACACCAAATGTCATAGCTGTGATTCTACGGTGCCTGGAAATGGCTTAAGTGTAAG GTGGCTTTTGGGCTACACTTGTTGTGATGCTTGTGGAAGATTGTTTGGCAAAGGAAATTACTGCCCAGTCTGTCTGAAG GTGTATAGAGACTCCGAATCAACTCCTATGGTATGCTGCGATATCTGTCAACGTTGGGTGCATTGTCCTTGTGACGGAATCAG TGATGCTAAATACATGCAATTTCAAGTTGATGGAAATCTCCAATATGTTTGCCCCACATGCCGTGGAGAATGCCCCCAG GTTACGAATCTTGAGGAGGCTGTTCAGGAGCTCTGGAGGCGAAGAGATGAGGCTGATAAGGATTTGATAGCAAGCTTGAGGGCAGCTGCTGGTTTGCCAACTCAAGAAGAAATATTTGACATCTCACCTTTCTCTGATGATGAAGAGAGCGGACCTGTATCAGTAAAGAATGAATATGGCCGTTCCTTAAAGTTCTCTCTGAAAGGGTTAGGTAATAAATCACCAAGAAAGAGCAAAGAGTATgggaaaaaatcttcaaataaGAAGTATGGCAAGAAAAGAGGGAATGAAACATCTCTGATCAGTGGAGTTGATACGTACCGTAGTTTAGATGGGTATGGCGATGGTCCATCTGGACAGAATACTGGCAATAATAAGAATGATGAAATGCAGCTTTCCAATGAACCTGCTTCTGCTTTCTCTCCTGTTGCTGGAAGCTTGATGGAAGACACATGTGCGGTAACTGAAGCAGCAGCCTCGAAACATAAATATATTGATGAGGTTTCAGCAACCAATGTAACAAAGGCATCTAGAACTATCAGAATAAAGAGTAACAAATCCCGGGGCTTCACTAACAGGGAGGAAATAGGAGGTAATACTGGCATACCCAAGACTGCACAGGGGCCAAAGCTTGTTATACATTTGGGTGGCCGAAGCAAAAATACTAGTCCTCCCATGGGGCAAGACAAGACTTCATCCAAAG GAACTGAAGATACAGGCCAGCTGAAACAACATCAAGAGCACATCAATAGACCTGATTCTGCAGCTAAATTTGGGGAGCAAAAAG GTTTAAAGTTGCAAGTTAAAGATGGCCCCTTGATAAAGCTCAAGAATGCTTCTAATTTAGGATTGTCTAACATCAGAGGATTCAGCGAGGGCCATGAATCGGTTTCTCCTAGGAATACATACTCGATACTAGGCAAAAGAAGTGCTGAAGACAGCGCATCTGCAAGGAGTGGACCTGAAGTCCCTGCTAGCCGAAGGAGCAAACACACTTCAATTGGACATGGCGAGGATGTGTCTGCTTCTGGTGACCTGATTGATGACAGCAGTAGCTTGCCTTCTGTTTCACAGGCTCCGACAAAGGAGCGGAAGCCTTATTTGAAGTTTAAAATTCCCAAGAATTCTAATAATGGAAACCAAATTGTATCCAGTACGGGAAATCAGGATTCCTTACCTCCGCCTGGGAAGGATGAGATAACTTACACCAGGGGACAGAGGTCAAAACGGAGGAGACCAGCACCGGGTGATGAAGATTCCTCCCAACGGCATGAAGATAGCACCATAAAGGACTTTACAGATGCCAACTGGATACTGCAGAAATTGGGAAAAGATGCCGCTGGGAAAAGAGTAGAGGTTCATCAGTCGTCTAGCAATTCCTG GCATAGGGGTACGGTGGTGGAAGTTTTTGAGGGAACGTCAGTTGTTTCCATTGCTCTTGATGATGGAAAGTCCAAGAGTTTCAAGCTTGGGAAGCAGGGGATTCGTTTCATTTCTCAGAAGCAAAAGCACTGA
- the LOC131007027 gene encoding uncharacterized protein LOC131007027 isoform X1, whose translation MAFHVACPITCRKICFCALGFAGPLRSEKGKEDFLKEVARVELFLKDPWLIKAKENATIQVKVPKVSVSPALPPPAPQLAADVAGVGGEEASAQVKRAALQKQAAAASLVAEDYARRFESGDLEQAKDAAGEEQGLSTAKVMCRICFSGENDESERARKMLSCNSCGKKYHRNCLKAWSQNRDLFHWSSWTCPSCRTCEVCRRTGDPNKFMFCKRCDGAYHCYCQQPPHKNVGHGPYLCPKHTKCHSCDSTVPGNGLSVRWLLGYTCCDACGRLFGKGNYCPVCLKVYRDSESTPMVCCDICQRWVHCPCDGISDAKYMQFQVDGNLQYVCPTCRGECPQVTNLEEAVQELWRRRDEADKDLIASLRAAAGLPTQEEIFDISPFSDDEESGPVSVKNEYGRSLKFSLKGLGNKSPRKSKEYGKKSSNKKYGKKRGNETSLISGVDTYRSLDGYGDGPSGQNTGNNKNDEMQLSNEPASAFSPVAGSLMEDTCAVTEAAASKHKYIDEVSATNVTKASRTIRIKSNKSRGFTNREEIGGNTGIPKTAQGPKLVIHLGGRSKNTSPPMGQDKTSSKGTEDTGQLKQHQEHINRPDSAAKFGEQKGLKLQVKDGPLIKLKNASNLGLSNIRGFSEGHESVSPRNTYSILGKRSAEDSASARSGPEVPASRRSKHTSIGHGEDVSASGDLIDDSSSLPSVSQAPTKERKPYLKFKIPKNSNNGNQIVSSTGNQDSLPPPGKDEITYTRGQRSKRRRPAPGDEDSSQRHEDSTIKDFTDANWILQKLGKDAAGKRVEVHQSSSNSWHRGTVVEVFEGTSVVSIALDDGKSKSFKLGKQGIRFISQKQKH comes from the exons ATGGCCTTTCATGTTGCTTGCCCAATTACCTG CCGGAAAATATGTTTCTGTGCGTTGGGATTTGCTGGGCCGCTGCGGAGCGAGAAGGGGAAAGAAGATTTTTTGAAGGAGGTTGCTAGGGTTGAGCTATTCTTGAAGGACCCGTGGTTGATCAAGGCCAAGGAGAATGCGACCATTCAGGTTAAAGTCCCCAAAGTTTCTGTTTCTCCCGCCTTGCCACCTCCAGCGCCCCAATTGGCGGCGGATGTGGCTGGAGTTGGAGGTGAGGAGGCGTCGGCGCAGGTGAAGAGGGCTGCGCTGCAGAAACAAGCTGCTGCTGCCTCATTGGTAGCTGAGGATTATGCCAGGAGGTTTGAGTCTGGTGATTTGGAg CAGGCTAAGGATGCTGCTGGAGAAGAGCAAGGCCTGTCAACTGCCAAAGTGATGTGCCGAATATGCTTTTCTGGTGAAAATGACGAAAGTGAAAGGGCGAGGAAGATGCTATCTTGCAATAGCTGTGGCAAGAAGTATCACCGGAATTGTCTTAAAGCTTGGTCCCAAAACAGAG ATCTTTTTCACTGGAGTTCTTGGACTTGCCCCTCTTGCCGTACATGCGAG GTCTGTCGGAGAACTGGAGATCCAAATAAGTTCATGTTCTGTAAAAGGTGTGATGGTGCATACCACTGTTATTGTCAGCAACCTCCACATAAG AATGTTGGCCATGGACCTTATCTGTGTCCCAAGCACACCAAATGTCATAGCTGTGATTCTACGGTGCCTGGAAATGGCTTAAGTGTAAG GTGGCTTTTGGGCTACACTTGTTGTGATGCTTGTGGAAGATTGTTTGGCAAAGGAAATTACTGCCCAGTCTGTCTGAAG GTGTATAGAGACTCCGAATCAACTCCTATGGTATGCTGCGATATCTGTCAACGTTGGGTGCATTGTCCTTGTGACGGAATCAG TGATGCTAAATACATGCAATTTCAAGTTGATGGAAATCTCCAATATGTTTGCCCCACATGCCGTGGAGAATGCCCCCAG GTTACGAATCTTGAGGAGGCTGTTCAGGAGCTCTGGAGGCGAAGAGATGAGGCTGATAAGGATTTGATAGCAAGCTTGAGGGCAGCTGCTGGTTTGCCAACTCAAGAAGAAATATTTGACATCTCACCTTTCTCTGATGATGAAGAGAGCGGACCTGTATCAGTAAAGAATGAATATGGCCGTTCCTTAAAGTTCTCTCTGAAAGGGTTAGGTAATAAATCACCAAGAAAGAGCAAAGAGTATgggaaaaaatcttcaaataaGAAGTATGGCAAGAAAAGAGGGAATGAAACATCTCTGATCAGTGGAGTTGATACGTACCGTAGTTTAGATGGGTATGGCGATGGTCCATCTGGACAGAATACTGGCAATAATAAGAATGATGAAATGCAGCTTTCCAATGAACCTGCTTCTGCTTTCTCTCCTGTTGCTGGAAGCTTGATGGAAGACACATGTGCGGTAACTGAAGCAGCAGCCTCGAAACATAAATATATTGATGAGGTTTCAGCAACCAATGTAACAAAGGCATCTAGAACTATCAGAATAAAGAGTAACAAATCCCGGGGCTTCACTAACAGGGAGGAAATAGGAGGTAATACTGGCATACCCAAGACTGCACAGGGGCCAAAGCTTGTTATACATTTGGGTGGCCGAAGCAAAAATACTAGTCCTCCCATGGGGCAAGACAAGACTTCATCCAAAG GAACTGAAGATACAGGCCAGCTGAAACAACATCAAGAGCACATCAATAGACCTGATTCTGCAGCTAAATTTGGGGAGCAAAAAG GTTTAAAGTTGCAAGTTAAAGATGGCCCCTTGATAAAGCTCAAGAATGCTTCTAATTTAGGATTGTCTAACATCAGAGGATTCAGCGAGGGCCATGAATCGGTTTCTCCTAGGAATACATACTCGATACTAGGCAAAAGAAGTGCTGAAGACAGCGCATCTGCAAGGAGTGGACCTGAAGTCCCTGCTAGCCGAAGGAGCAAACACACTTCAATTGGACATGGCGAGGATGTGTCTGCTTCTGGTGACCTGATTGATGACAGCAGTAGCTTGCCTTCTGTTTCACAGGCTCCGACAAAGGAGCGGAAGCCTTATTTGAAGTTTAAAATTCCCAAGAATTCTAATAATGGAAACCAAATTGTATCCAGTACGGGAAATCAGGATTCCTTACCTCCGCCTGGGAAGGATGAGATAACTTACACCAGGGGACAGAGGTCAAAACGGAGGAGACCAGCACCGGGTGATGAAGATTCCTCCCAACGGCATGAAGATAGCACCATAAAGGACTTTACAGATGCCAACTGGATACTGCAGAAATTGGGAAAAGATGCCGCTGGGAAAAGAGTAGAGGTTCATCAGTCGTCTAGCAATTCCTG GCATAGGGGTACGGTGGTGGAAGTTTTTGAGGGAACGTCAGTTGTTTCCATTGCTCTTGATGATGGAAAGTCCAAGAGTTTCAAGCTTGGGAAGCAGGGGATTCGTTTCATTTCTCAGAAGCAAAAGCACTGA
- the LOC131007029 gene encoding protein TAB2 homolog, chloroplastic-like — protein sequence MASLSFNSTRIKNPITTKTKIPLSKKQNHPPHIKNLTKKNPNFPTCFSVSGSSVSSTPLQPETGNSINGGFDEDEVDDDPTSELSYLDPETDPESITEWEVDFCSRPILDIRGKKTWELVVCDVSLSLQYTKYFPNNVINSVTLKNAIVSICDELGLPLPEKIRFFRSQMQTIITRACSELGIKPIPSKRCLSLVLWLEERYETVYTRHPGFQKGSKPLLALDNPFPMELPENLYGEKWAFVQLPFSAVQEEASSLETRFAFGATLDLDLLGIEVGDETLIPGLAVATSRAKPLAAWMNGLEVCSVEADTSRASVVLSVGISTRYVYATYKKTPVTTSEAEAWEAAKKACGGLHFLAIQDDLDSDDCVGFWLLLDLPPPPV from the exons ATGGCGAGTCTAAGCTTCAATTCCACAAGAATCAAAAACCCCATCACCACCAAAACCAAAATCCCTCTCTCCAAAAAGCAAAATCACCCACCACACATAAAAAATCTCACGAAAAAAAACCCCAACTTCCCAACTTGCTTCTCAGTCTCCGGAAGCTCAGTTTCTTCCACGCCATTACAACCTGAAACTGGGAATTCCATCAATGGCGGCTTCGACGAAGACGAAGTAGACGACGACCCCACCTCGGAACTGAGCTATCTCGACCCGGAGACGGATCCGGAGAGCATCACGGAGTGGGAGGTGGATTTCTGCTCTAGGCCGATTCTTGATATTAGGGGGAAGAAGACTTGGGAGCTTGTGGTTTGCGATGTGTCGCTTTCGCTGCAGTATACCAAATATTTTCCTAATAATGTTATCAACAGTGTGACTCTTAAGAATGCTATCGTTTCCATCTGTGATGAATTGGGCTTGCCTTTGCCTGAGAAAATTAGGTTTTTTAG GTCTCAGATGCAGACAATTATCACAAGAGCTTGCAGTGAACTTGGTATAAAACCTATTCCGAGTAAACGG TGTTTGTCTCTGGTTCTGTGGCTTGAAGAGCGTTATGAAACTGTATACACTCGACATCCTGGTTTCCAGAAGGGATCAAAACCACTTCTTGCACTCGATAATCCTTTCCCTATGGAACTTCCAGAAAATTTATATGGAGAAAAATGGGCATTTGTTCAGTTACCTTTTTCAG CTGTCCAAGAAGAGGCGTCGTCCTTGGAGACAAGATTTGCTTTTGGTGCTACCTTAGATTTGGATCTTCTCGGGATTGAAGTTGGTGACGAAACATTAATTCCTGGGCTTGCAGTTGCAACTTCTCGAGCTAAACCTTTAGCAG CATGGATGAACGGGTTAGAAGTGTGCTCGGTTGAAGCTGACACGAGTCGAGCTTCTGTGGTCCTGTCCGTTGGGATCTCAACACGCTACGTGTATGCCACATACAAGAAGACACCGGTGACCACAAGTGAAGCTGAAGCTTGGGAAGCAGCCAAGAAGGCCTGTGGAGGCTTACACTTCCTTGCTATTCAAGATGACTTGGACTCCGACGACTGCGTCGGCTTCTGGCTCTTGTTGGACCTGCCACCTCCGCCTGTATGA
- the LOC130999742 gene encoding uncharacterized protein LOC130999742, whose protein sequence is METQVCFEQKYEVGQIYVRSTARAYEIYYATSPHSINEYLSTVRCGVAERGDKVLETCCVEDVAEEHGKSLSGDVTAETASSGGSAATSEDDWVKIKVPGTGSSPASDKTDTNGLNNIQDLYEATAQISDSEPCLSLTIRLLSLQDKGHVYVDEIYVFVDPVESTDSGNGAASAGGLTQSSLMANPSAVIKIGCKPSSRKI, encoded by the exons ATGGAAACTCAAG TATGTTTTGAGCAAAAGTATGAGGTTGGGCAAATATATGTTCGGAGCACTGCTCGTGCATATGAGATCTATTATGCAACTTCTCCTCATAGTATCAACGAGTATCTGTCTACTGTTCGGTGTGGTGTTGCTGAACGAGGTGACAAAGTTCTCGAGACCTGTTGTGTTGAAGATGTTGCCGAGGAGCATGGGAAGTCTTTATCAGGAGACGTAACTGCAGAAACTGCTTCAAGTGGAGGAAGTGCTGCCACTAGTGAGGATGATTGGGTTAAGATAAAAGTCCCTGGGACTGGGAGCAGTCCTGCTTCAGATAAGACTGATACCAATGGATTGAACAACATACAG GACCTATATGAGGCTACGGCACAGATAAGTGATTCAGAGCCTTGTTTGTCACTTACAATTCGATTATTATCACTTCAGGACAAAGGACATGTatatgtggatgaaatatatgTGTTTGTGGATCCTGTGGAGTCAACTGATTCGGGAAATGGGGCTGCGTCGGCAGGAGGCTTGACACAAAGTTCTCTTATGGCCAACCCTTCTGCAGTTATCAAAATCGGGTGTAAGCCGAGCTCAAGAAAAATCTGA